A part of Paenibacillus donghaensis genomic DNA contains:
- the trmB gene encoding tRNA (guanosine(46)-N7)-methyltransferase TrmB → MRLRGRKGIRESLEGQTDLVILDPRSLKGQWAELFGNDHPIHVEFGMGKGQFISQMSFKYPDINFIGVDMYDELVRRAGEKARAVWEPAGHMVPPNLKLALANINYAEEVFVPGELERIYLNFSDPWPKSKHARRRLTHPRFLDKYRGLLSPLGEIHLKTDSRSLFEFSLNAFADYGLQMNNISLDLHPGGEINEEHVMTEYETKFVGRGVNIHRCEAIVGTEALERYQATRLEKYRL, encoded by the coding sequence ATGCGTTTACGCGGAAGAAAAGGAATACGTGAGAGCCTGGAGGGCCAAACCGATCTGGTGATTCTTGACCCGCGCAGCCTGAAGGGGCAGTGGGCGGAGTTGTTCGGCAATGATCATCCGATTCATGTCGAATTCGGTATGGGCAAAGGGCAGTTTATCAGCCAAATGAGCTTTAAATATCCCGATATCAACTTTATCGGCGTGGATATGTACGATGAGCTGGTCCGGCGTGCCGGCGAGAAGGCCAGAGCAGTATGGGAGCCTGCCGGGCATATGGTGCCGCCGAACCTGAAGCTGGCACTTGCCAACATTAATTATGCGGAAGAGGTATTTGTACCGGGGGAGCTGGAACGGATATATCTGAATTTCAGTGATCCATGGCCCAAAAGTAAACATGCGCGCCGCCGCTTGACCCATCCGCGTTTTCTCGACAAATATCGCGGACTGCTAAGCCCGCTGGGCGAGATTCATCTGAAGACAGATTCCAGAAGTCTGTTTGAATTTTCCCTGAATGCTTTTGCCGATTATGGGCTGCAGATGAATAATATCTCACTGGATTTACATCCGGGCGGCGAAATCAACGAGGAACATGTGATGACTGAATACGAGACCAAGTTTGTAGGACGCGGAGTGAATATTCACCGTTGCGAAGCGATTGTAGGAACGGAGGCGCTGGAACGCTATCAGGCGACCAGGCTGGAGAAATACAGGTTATAA
- a CDS encoding putative holin-like toxin: MEVKDALALMFAFGMFILALLAYLKKK, encoded by the coding sequence ATGGAGGTAAAAGATGCCCTAGCACTAATGTTCGCGTTCGGAATGTTCATATTGGCCTTGCTTGCCTATCTCAAAAAGAAATAG
- a CDS encoding alpha/beta fold hydrolase, with protein sequence MTENSFTMTDPVGVNIHVYEWLPEPDIPVRGIVQISHGMCETAARYARFATALTAAGYAVYANDHRGHGKTAGQVNLLGDTGENGFYWMRRNLLQVAAIALSRHPGLPIFLFAHSMGSFLAQKLMCEEGNEVYAGYILCGTNGPRSLLLLAETLARAQYKLQGELHRSVLLNGVIFGSYNRSFSPVRTAFDWLSSDTEEVDRFIADPFCGTICTTRFFRDFFHLLRELHTRETLRTLCIDRPVYLLSGAKDPVGMNGKGIERLEQLYRERGIADIERKLYPEGRHEMLNEINRDEVTSDVLDWLARHLPAASMLLQETAT encoded by the coding sequence ATGACGGAAAACAGCTTCACCATGACCGATCCCGTAGGTGTTAATATCCATGTCTATGAGTGGCTGCCGGAGCCGGATATTCCAGTAAGGGGAATAGTCCAGATCTCCCACGGCATGTGTGAAACGGCTGCCCGTTATGCCCGGTTCGCCACTGCGCTGACTGCTGCCGGATACGCCGTCTACGCCAACGATCACCGCGGCCACGGCAAAACCGCCGGCCAGGTCAACCTGCTCGGCGATACCGGAGAGAACGGCTTCTACTGGATGCGCCGCAACCTGCTGCAGGTGGCCGCGATCGCCCTCTCCAGGCATCCGGGGCTGCCAATCTTCCTGTTCGCGCACAGCATGGGCTCCTTCCTGGCCCAGAAGCTGATGTGCGAAGAAGGCAACGAGGTCTACGCAGGGTATATCCTCTGCGGAACCAACGGACCGCGCAGCCTACTCCTGCTTGCAGAGACACTGGCGCGTGCCCAGTACAAGCTGCAAGGAGAGCTGCACCGCAGCGTACTGCTGAATGGTGTGATTTTTGGCAGCTATAACCGCTCCTTCTCTCCCGTACGGACCGCCTTCGACTGGCTGAGCAGCGACACGGAGGAAGTGGACCGCTTCATCGCCGATCCGTTCTGCGGAACCATCTGCACCACCCGCTTCTTCCGCGATTTCTTCCACCTGCTGCGTGAGCTGCACACCCGGGAGACGCTGCGCACCTTGTGCATCGACAGGCCGGTATACCTGCTCTCCGGTGCCAAGGACCCCGTCGGAATGAACGGCAAAGGGATTGAGCGTCTGGAGCAGCTCTACCGGGAGCGGGGAATTGCCGACATCGAGCGCAAGCTGTACCCTGAGGGCAGACATGAGATGCTCAATGAAATCAACCGGGACGAGGTTACTTCGGATGTGCTGGATTGGCTGGCACGCCATCTTCCTGCAGCCTCCATGCTACTTCAGGAAACAGCGACCTAG
- a CDS encoding glycosyltransferase family 2 protein translates to MTDALFVTFQVILAAIAVYQFGFSLFGLHKKKKKQLAKPEKSFAVLVAAHNEQEVVGALLENLKLLNYPAHLYDVFVICDNCTDNTAKIVREHGMNACVRTNPNLRGKGYAIEWMLKELWAMPRQYDAVVMFDADNLAHTEFLMEMNNDLSSGAKVIQGYIDTKNPEDSWITAAYGVSYWYINRLWQLSRHNLQMANFLGGTGMCFETNLLKEIGWGATSLVEDLEFTMRSASKGIFPKFNYDAKVFDEKPLTFKASSRQRLRWMQGHFTVARRYFFPLLWQSIKERSLTKFDLALYGANVYIVLLTFLMPAVMFVDTLLFDGPNIANIYGHLPIWLSYVAVGANILTFLLAMVLEKVKFKKVYFYLLLFPIYLISWYPITFYAFFTQNNKQWSHTKHTRVVRLDEVQSKQG, encoded by the coding sequence ATGACAGACGCACTGTTTGTAACGTTCCAAGTGATCTTGGCAGCAATTGCAGTCTACCAGTTCGGATTCTCATTATTCGGACTGCACAAGAAAAAGAAAAAGCAACTTGCCAAACCGGAGAAATCATTTGCTGTGCTGGTAGCGGCGCACAATGAGCAAGAGGTTGTTGGCGCATTATTGGAGAATCTTAAGCTGCTGAATTATCCGGCTCACCTGTACGACGTCTTCGTCATCTGTGACAACTGTACGGACAATACGGCGAAGATTGTAAGAGAGCATGGGATGAATGCCTGTGTGCGGACCAACCCCAACCTGCGGGGCAAAGGGTACGCCATCGAATGGATGCTGAAAGAGCTGTGGGCCATGCCGCGCCAATATGATGCGGTTGTGATGTTTGACGCCGACAATCTCGCGCATACCGAATTCCTGATGGAGATGAACAATGATCTCAGCTCGGGTGCTAAGGTTATTCAGGGTTACATTGATACCAAGAATCCTGAGGATTCCTGGATCACAGCCGCTTACGGCGTATCCTACTGGTATATCAACCGGCTGTGGCAGCTGTCGCGCCACAATCTGCAGATGGCTAACTTCCTCGGCGGAACCGGCATGTGCTTCGAGACCAATCTGCTTAAGGAAATTGGCTGGGGCGCAACAAGTCTAGTAGAGGATTTGGAGTTTACGATGCGCAGTGCATCCAAGGGGATTTTTCCGAAGTTCAACTATGATGCCAAGGTATTTGATGAGAAGCCGCTGACGTTCAAGGCCTCCTCGCGGCAACGGCTGCGCTGGATGCAGGGGCACTTTACGGTAGCCCGCCGATATTTCTTCCCGCTGCTGTGGCAGAGTATCAAAGAGCGCAGCCTTACGAAGTTTGACCTTGCGCTATATGGTGCCAATGTATATATTGTGCTGCTGACCTTCCTGATGCCTGCGGTAATGTTCGTGGATACGCTTCTGTTCGATGGACCGAACATTGCCAATATCTATGGTCATCTGCCAATCTGGCTAAGCTACGTTGCAGTGGGAGCGAACATTCTCACCTTCCTGCTGGCAATGGTTCTGGAGAAGGTCAAGTTCAAGAAAGTATATTTCTATCTGTTGTTATTCCCGATTTACCTGATTTCATGGTATCCCATCACGTTCTATGCATTCTTCACGCAGAACAACAAGCAATGGAGCCATACCAAGCATACCCGTGTGGTAAGGCTGGACGAGGTTCAGAGCAAGCAAGGGTAA
- a CDS encoding class I SAM-dependent methyltransferase — protein MGFLSVLSFAHKLITERLSPGERAIDATLGTGADTLFLARAVGERGHVYGFDIQPAALALAGERLRLAGEESPQALSGVKLLQQSHALMLEAVPPEWRGTVGAVMFNFGYLPSGEADRSIITQPASSLAALAAALELLRPGGIITAVLYPGHPGGELEAAAVEGWAAALPQQAAQSVIYRQLQRADAPYCLAVEKKKPQPDNR, from the coding sequence ATGGGCTTTCTCTCCGTTCTCAGCTTCGCCCACAAGTTAATCACGGAGCGGCTGTCTCCGGGGGAACGGGCCATCGACGCTACGCTGGGAACAGGCGCGGACACGCTGTTCCTGGCCAGGGCGGTGGGCGAGCGCGGCCATGTGTATGGCTTTGATATCCAGCCGGCCGCGCTCGCCCTTGCCGGAGAGCGGCTGCGGCTCGCCGGAGAGGAGTCGCCGCAGGCGCTCTCCGGCGTGAAGCTGCTTCAGCAGAGCCACGCGCTGATGCTGGAGGCCGTGCCGCCGGAATGGCGCGGCACGGTGGGGGCGGTGATGTTCAACTTCGGCTACCTGCCTTCAGGCGAGGCCGACAGGAGCATCATCACCCAGCCCGCCAGCTCGCTTGCAGCGCTGGCGGCCGCACTTGAACTGCTCCGCCCGGGGGGCATCATCACGGCGGTGCTGTACCCCGGCCACCCGGGCGGCGAGCTGGAGGCCGCCGCTGTGGAAGGCTGGGCGGCCGCCCTGCCCCAGCAGGCGGCGCAGAGCGTCATCTACCGCCAGCTGCAGCGTGCAGATGCGCCTTATTGTCTGGCTGTGGAGAAGAAGAAACCGCAGCCGGACAACCGCTGA
- a CDS encoding TIGR01212 family radical SAM protein (This family includes YhcC from E. coli K-12, an uncharacterized radical SAM protein.) has product MSNLLETSVPLLWGDKRFHTWNYEMRQQMDTKVFKVMLDAGFTCPNRDGSIAKGGCTFCSARGSGDFAGSRRDDLVTQFNNVRERQHLKWPNAKYIGYFQAYTNTYAPVEELREYYEVILQQPGVVGLAIATRPDCLPDDVVEYLAELNQRTYLWIEMGLQTIHDSTSELINRAHDTQCYIEAVAKLRKHGIRVCTHIIHGLPQETHEMMLETVSAVANMGVQGIKIHLLHLMRKTPMVKQYEAGLLRFLEKDEYVKLIADSLEILPPEMIVHRLTGDAPRDLLIGPMWSLKKWEVLNAIDDELVARDTWQGKYWRQG; this is encoded by the coding sequence ATGTCCAACCTTCTCGAAACCTCTGTCCCGCTGCTGTGGGGGGATAAACGGTTTCATACCTGGAATTACGAAATGCGGCAGCAAATGGACACCAAGGTGTTCAAGGTTATGCTCGACGCCGGATTCACCTGTCCCAACCGCGACGGCTCCATTGCTAAAGGAGGCTGCACCTTCTGCAGTGCCAGAGGTTCCGGCGATTTCGCGGGCAGCCGCCGCGACGATCTAGTTACCCAGTTCAACAATGTGCGCGAACGCCAGCATCTGAAATGGCCGAATGCCAAATATATCGGTTATTTCCAGGCCTACACCAATACTTACGCTCCTGTAGAGGAGCTGCGAGAATATTATGAGGTCATCCTGCAGCAGCCGGGTGTTGTCGGACTGGCCATTGCCACCCGCCCCGATTGTCTGCCGGACGATGTGGTTGAATACCTGGCTGAGCTGAATCAGCGCACCTACCTCTGGATCGAGATGGGTCTGCAGACGATTCATGACTCCACCTCGGAGCTGATCAACCGGGCCCATGATACCCAGTGTTATATAGAAGCTGTAGCCAAGCTGCGGAAGCATGGCATCCGGGTCTGCACCCACATTATTCACGGCCTTCCCCAGGAGACACATGAAATGATGCTGGAGACGGTATCCGCGGTAGCCAATATGGGTGTGCAGGGGATCAAGATTCATCTGCTGCACCTCATGCGCAAGACGCCGATGGTGAAGCAATATGAAGCCGGACTGCTGCGCTTTCTGGAGAAAGACGAATATGTGAAGCTGATCGCCGACTCACTGGAAATTCTGCCGCCCGAGATGATTGTGCACCGCCTGACCGGGGATGCCCCGCGCGATCTGCTGATAGGTCCGATGTGGAGCCTGAAGAAATGGGAAGTGCTCAATGCCATTGACGATGAGCTGGTTGCCCGCGATACTTGGCAGGGTAAATACTGGAGACAAGGCTGA
- a CDS encoding B12-binding domain-containing radical SAM protein, producing MRIILATLNAKYIHTSLAIRLLKAYSEHEFGDILLAEYTIKDPLMNIVSDLYQKQPEVIGFSCYIWNIEETVKLVGILKQVMPDVKIVLGGPEVSYEPLYWMKRETGIDFVVNGDGEETFHHLLQEIQGEHKYHFVYGAAYRKGEELIVNPPRPKSDLNTLPTPHRFADDLPDLGKRIVYFETSRGCPFNCQFCLSSIEVGVRYYDIERVKSDLLYLIENGATIIKFLDRTFNINRNYAMEMFQFLIDNHQGCVFQFEITADIMRPEVLDFLSKNAPPGIFRFEIGVQSTNDETNELVKRRQNFTKLSRTVMKIKESGNIDQHLDLIAGLPMEDYSTFRKTFNDVFAMEPEELQLGFLKMLRGTGLRAQAAKYDYTYMEHAPYEILSSHMMPFSDIIRLKRLEDVLEKYWNSHRLDHTAKYLIRHVFESPFDFFQEFGDYWEARGWQKIGHQLEDLFTRLHQFLTDRGTGSMEIVTGLMKLDYFLGHKYKPRKIWWDTPLQKADWSAYMKEIATHPARISPELAEAGFSERELQKFTVLEVLPFPLEAVLASISGLRAGADAPAFGDAAAPMEGAAGDAIAGSGDGSVVAAVPAAVVQPVPASGGGLAVQTSGDYLAAQHVQAGVSSLVSQHVQAVGSAGVLAEQRPPQLAGDRTLLIVMYQQDESQRARYYTLAL from the coding sequence ATGAGAATCATCCTGGCCACATTAAATGCCAAGTATATCCACACCTCGCTGGCGATCCGGCTGCTTAAGGCTTACAGTGAGCATGAATTCGGCGATATCCTACTGGCAGAATATACAATCAAAGATCCCTTGATGAATATCGTGTCCGACCTCTACCAGAAGCAGCCGGAGGTGATCGGCTTCTCCTGTTATATCTGGAATATCGAGGAGACGGTCAAGCTGGTCGGCATCCTGAAGCAGGTCATGCCTGATGTGAAGATTGTGCTGGGCGGACCGGAGGTATCCTATGAACCTCTCTACTGGATGAAGCGGGAGACGGGGATTGATTTTGTCGTCAATGGCGACGGGGAGGAGACCTTCCACCATCTGCTGCAGGAGATTCAGGGTGAGCACAAATACCATTTCGTCTATGGAGCCGCCTACCGCAAGGGCGAGGAGCTGATCGTCAATCCGCCGCGTCCCAAAAGTGATCTGAACACCCTGCCCACCCCGCACCGCTTCGCCGATGATCTGCCGGACCTGGGCAAACGGATCGTGTATTTCGAGACCAGCCGGGGTTGCCCGTTCAACTGCCAGTTCTGCCTCTCCAGCATCGAGGTGGGCGTGCGTTATTATGATATCGAGCGGGTCAAGTCGGATCTGCTGTACCTGATCGAGAATGGTGCGACCATCATCAAGTTTCTTGACCGCACCTTCAACATTAACCGCAATTACGCGATGGAGATGTTCCAGTTCCTAATAGACAACCACCAGGGCTGTGTGTTCCAATTCGAAATCACAGCTGACATTATGCGGCCGGAGGTGCTGGATTTCCTCTCCAAGAATGCGCCCCCGGGCATATTCCGTTTCGAGATCGGGGTCCAGTCCACCAACGATGAGACGAACGAGCTGGTCAAACGCCGCCAGAATTTCACCAAGCTGTCCCGCACGGTCATGAAGATCAAGGAGAGCGGCAATATTGACCAGCATCTGGATCTGATCGCCGGACTGCCAATGGAGGATTACTCCACCTTCCGCAAGACCTTTAATGATGTGTTTGCGATGGAGCCGGAGGAGCTGCAGCTGGGCTTCCTGAAGATGCTGCGCGGCACCGGACTGCGCGCCCAGGCAGCCAAATATGACTATACCTACATGGAGCATGCGCCTTATGAGATCCTGAGCAGCCATATGATGCCGTTCTCCGACATTATCCGTCTTAAGCGGCTGGAGGATGTGTTGGAGAAATACTGGAACAGCCACCGGCTGGACCATACCGCCAAATATCTGATCCGGCATGTGTTTGAGTCGCCGTTTGATTTCTTCCAGGAGTTCGGGGATTACTGGGAGGCGCGGGGCTGGCAGAAGATCGGCCATCAGCTGGAGGACCTGTTCACCCGCCTCCACCAGTTCCTGACAGATCGAGGCACCGGATCGATGGAGATCGTTACGGGTCTGATGAAGCTGGATTATTTCCTGGGCCATAAATACAAGCCGCGCAAAATCTGGTGGGACACCCCGCTTCAGAAAGCGGACTGGTCGGCTTACATGAAGGAGATTGCCACGCATCCGGCGCGGATCTCGCCGGAGCTGGCCGAAGCGGGCTTCAGCGAGCGGGAGCTGCAGAAGTTTACGGTGCTGGAGGTGCTGCCCTTCCCGCTGGAAGCGGTGCTTGCCTCCATCAGCGGCCTGCGGGCCGGAGCAGATGCTCCGGCGTTCGGTGATGCGGCCGCCCCGATGGAGGGGGCGGCCGGGGATGCCATCGCCGGATCGGGCGATGGCTCAGTTGTTGCCGCGGTGCCAGCCGCGGTAGTGCAGCCGGTGCCGGCGAGCGGCGGTGGCCTAGCGGTGCAGACGAGCGGCGATTACCTGGCGGCGCAGCATGTGCAGGCGGGGGTCAGCAGCCTGGTGTCGCAGCACGTGCAGGCCGTGGGCAGCGCGGGTGTGCTTGCTGAGCAGAGGCCGCCGCAGCTTGCAGGCGACCGCACCCTGCTGATCGTGATGTATCAGCAGGATGAGAGCCAGCGGGCGCGGTATTATACGCTGGCGCTGTAG
- a CDS encoding phosphatase PAP2 family protein, with protein sequence MRHLFMKLHLWERHLFQWINGRMHNRFLNFWLFYLTHLGGATSTIGINLLIAAFAPQPWRATGLQALIVLAVSHLPVAVAKKLYPRMRPYLALPGTNTFHNPLKDHSFPSGHTTAIFASTVPYMAAYPALTVFLLPLACTVGFSRIYLGLHYPSDVLAGAAIGTGVAAGTIALWI encoded by the coding sequence ATGAGACATTTATTCATGAAACTGCATCTCTGGGAGCGGCACCTTTTTCAATGGATTAATGGTCGCATGCACAACCGCTTTTTAAATTTCTGGCTCTTCTATCTCACTCATCTGGGCGGAGCCACAAGCACCATAGGAATCAACCTGCTGATCGCAGCCTTTGCCCCGCAGCCGTGGAGAGCAACCGGACTGCAGGCCTTGATCGTGCTGGCGGTCAGCCACCTGCCTGTTGCCGTGGCGAAGAAGCTGTATCCGCGCATGCGTCCCTACCTGGCATTGCCGGGAACGAACACCTTTCACAATCCACTCAAGGATCATTCGTTCCCTTCCGGTCATACCACAGCCATCTTCGCCTCAACAGTGCCTTATATGGCTGCCTACCCGGCACTGACCGTCTTTCTGCTGCCGCTGGCCTGCACAGTCGGGTTCTCCCGCATCTATCTCGGACTGCATTATCCGTCCGATGTGCTGGCGGGCGCGGCGATCGGCACCGGAGTCGCAGCAGGCACGATTGCCTTGTGGATCTGA
- a CDS encoding type I phosphomannose isomerase catalytic subunit, whose protein sequence is MAKPYPLKFQPEFKERVWGGRALEKFGLELPEGHIGEGWMIADHPNGTSSVVNGELAGQGLDQIREAYGREWFGSKGISEAGGRFPLLIKLLDCNDNLSIQVHPTDDYEGLPKGELGKTEMWYVLDAKPDAKIIYGLKDGVTRETLREALESGQVMDSLQEVSVAAGDSFYIPAGTVHALCAGVVVAEIQQNSDTTYRIYDYDRPGLDGKPRELHVEDSLNVTAYEGAGATSMKTDHAVAGEWLQLAASPYFIVEKGLVNGSWSLTTTDDSFSILVICEGSGHLNWDGGTQPYAAGECYLLPSSLGAYEIEGHSTVLRSYLP, encoded by the coding sequence ATGGCTAAACCTTATCCTTTAAAATTTCAACCGGAGTTCAAGGAACGTGTATGGGGTGGGCGTGCGCTGGAGAAATTCGGACTGGAGCTGCCGGAAGGCCATATCGGCGAGGGCTGGATGATTGCCGATCATCCAAACGGCACCTCATCTGTTGTCAATGGAGAACTGGCAGGTCAGGGTCTGGACCAGATCCGCGAGGCCTATGGCCGTGAATGGTTCGGCAGCAAGGGCATTTCCGAAGCCGGCGGAAGATTCCCGCTGCTGATCAAGCTGCTGGACTGCAATGACAACCTCTCGATCCAGGTTCACCCAACAGATGACTATGAGGGATTGCCGAAGGGCGAACTGGGCAAAACAGAAATGTGGTATGTGCTGGACGCCAAACCCGATGCCAAAATCATCTATGGTCTCAAGGACGGGGTAACCCGCGAAACGCTGCGCGAAGCTCTGGAAAGCGGCCAAGTTATGGATAGTCTTCAGGAGGTATCCGTAGCCGCAGGCGATTCCTTCTACATTCCGGCCGGAACTGTCCACGCCTTGTGTGCAGGGGTAGTGGTTGCAGAAATCCAGCAGAATTCCGACACTACATACCGGATTTACGACTACGACCGTCCAGGTCTTGACGGAAAGCCGCGCGAGCTTCACGTTGAGGATTCGCTGAACGTTACAGCTTACGAAGGCGCAGGCGCCACTTCGATGAAGACAGACCATGCCGTGGCCGGTGAATGGCTGCAACTGGCGGCATCCCCTTATTTCATTGTTGAAAAAGGGCTTGTTAACGGCTCCTGGAGCCTGACCACCACGGACGACAGCTTCAGTATTCTGGTCATCTGCGAAGGCAGCGGCCATCTGAACTGGGACGGCGGTACGCAGCCTTACGCGGCTGGCGAATGTTACCTGCTGCCTTCAAGCCTAGGCGCGTACGAAATTGAAGGACATTCCACCGTGCTGCGTTCGTATCTGCCGTAA